From the Chiroxiphia lanceolata isolate bChiLan1 chromosome Z, bChiLan1.pri, whole genome shotgun sequence genome, one window contains:
- the LOC116781092 gene encoding uncharacterized protein LOC116781092: MPLCRRTIETIRFSDSEDDYLETAITAPEELPDGSSLAGTTPDVLDENSPYFPVASHPSSPQGALSPPEQRASGLEFGGGLLPEVRAGVFRGRQQLLDPVRPWLRQRLEGIYRSWWWLVEAAESTILHDLCVKGPNAQALIEGLEPLLEQHTALLVHGAINIIVGQCSEEAQRLLQSGAVRDENNSPVARASSSNSRNSSSSNSSSSSNSSRTSSSWERSPTSGPKGCNLEEEVSTLEAASSRSPRHPPPVPVPAEQDQPQEELGQTKSISVNFIQPVTTMLRVNET; this comes from the exons ATGCCACTCTGCAGAAGAACAATAGAGACTATCAGGTTTTCTGACAGTGAAGATGACTATCTGGAGACAGCCATCACAGCCCCTGAGGAGCTGCCAGatggcagcagcctggcagggacaACTCCTGATGTCCTAGATGAGAACAGCCCCTATTTCCCGGTGGCATCCCATCCATCTTCTCCACAGGGTGCACTATCCCCACCTGAGCAGAGGGCCTCAGGGCTGGAGTTTGGGGGTGGTCTTCTTCCTGAGGTCCGGGCAGGAGTTTTCCGTGGAcgacagcagctcctggacccTGTGCGGCCCTGGCTGCGCCAGAGGCTGGAGGGAATATACCGGAGCTGGTGGTGGCTGGTCGAGGCCGCAGAGAGCACCATCCTGCATGACCTCTGTGTCAAGGGGCCGAATGCACAGGCCTTgattgaggggctggagcctcTCCTCGAACAGCACACAGCACTGTTGGTCCATGGTGCCATCAACATAATTGTGGGCCAGTGCAGCGAGGAGGCCCAGAGGCTGCTGCAATCTGGTGCAGTCAGAGATGAGAACAACAGCCCTGTGGCCAGAGCCAGCTCCAGCAATTCCAGGAACTCCAGCTCCAGcaactccagctccagctccaatAGCTCCAGGACCAGCAGTTCCTGGGAGAGGAGTCCCACCAGTGGTCCCAAAGGCTGTAACTTGGAGGAGGAAGTCAGCACATTGGAGGCTGCTTCTTCCAGGAGTCCCAGACATCCCCCAcctgtgcctgtccctgcagagcaggaccagccccaggaggagctggggcag ACCAAAAGCATCTCTGTGAACTTCATTCAGCCTGTTACAACTATGTTACGGGTAAATGAAACTTAG
- the LOC116780406 gene encoding uncharacterized protein LOC116780406 encodes MASETNGNCSICQDTQKDVASALPCHHRFCRGCILRWTHINPVCPLCRRMIETVRFSDDSMEIVITAPEELPDAIRQAGTAPDGPQGNSPHSPVASHPSSSQWTPPQAVGGVLPDRWAELFRRQQQLLDPLRPWLHRRLETIYGDQWWLARNAQSSILHALCVFGPDVEIMVQRLQDILEEHTVPLVQDTINIIVGQCSEEARRLLRSHAAGDEDNSPAASTNSSNSSSSSSIISSSNSSSSCSNSREGTPTSSPADSLQEEEAGTVEAFPPRHHNLPHPVPVPAEQDQLQEEPGQAMTVAGPSAQGSSCSPSTPSQGRDHSPRGPRRPPKRRALSSQDFPQPSKRSPRRQQ; translated from the coding sequence ATGGCTTCGGAGACAAATGGCAACTGCTCAATCTGCCAGGACACTCAGAAGGACGTGgcttctgctctgccctgtcacCACCGTTTTTGCCGGGGCTGCATCCTGCGGTGGACACACATAAATCCCGTGTGCCCACTCTGCAGAAGAATGATAGAGACTGTGCGGTTTTCTGATGACTCCATGGAGATTGTCATCACAGCCCCTGAGGAGCTGCCAGATGCCATCcgccaggcagggacagctcctGATGGCCCTCAAGGAAACAGCCCCCATTCCCCTGTGGCATCCCATCCATCTTCTTCACAGTGGACACCACCCCAAGCTGTCGGTGGTGTCCTGCCTGACCGCTGGGCAGAACTTTTCCGTCGacaacagcagctcctggacccGCTGCGGCCCTGGCTGCACCGGAGGCTGGAGACCATCTATGGGGACCAGTGGTGGCTGGCAAGGAATGCACAGAGCAGCATCCTGCATGCCCTCTGTGTCTTTGGTCCAGATGTGGAGATCATGgtccagaggctgcaggacaTCCTGGAGGAACACACAGTGCCACTGGTCCAGGACACCATCAACATCATTGTGGGCCAGTGCAGTGAAGAGGCCAGGAGGCTTCTGCGCTCCCACGCTGCTGGGGATGAGGACAAcagcccagcagccagcacCAACTCCAGcaactccagctccagctcctccatcaTTAGTTCCAGcaactccagctccagctgcagcaactCACGAGAGGGGACTCccaccagcagccctgcagactcTTTGCAGGAGGAAGAAGCTGGCACAGTGGAGGCCTTCCCACCCAGGCATCACAATCTGCCACAccctgtgcctgtccctgcagagcaggaccagCTCCAGGAGGAGCCAGGGCAGGCAATGACAGTGGCAGgtccctctgcccagggcagcagctgcagcccctccactcccagccagggcagggaccaCTCACCTCGGGGGCCCCGGCGCCCCCCAAAGAGGAGGGCCCTCAGCTCCCAAGACTTTCCCCAGCCCAGCAAGAGGTCGCCCCGCCGGCAGCAATAA
- the LOC116780405 gene encoding heat shock factor protein 5-like, which translates to MEELPLPAGVSPSTFPAKLWQLVNSPRVRSVRWDPRAQGLLVDRALFERELLNAGGAGGDAAAAAPGAFKATNFGSFVRQLNLYGFHKTPVLAGGGAAALPGSAGPLLRFCSPYFRRDRPELLVHIKRLTRANRERLAAGLEVRSRQPSRFQPLHRDRLLPPGAVSLGQNLFTLPARGLDVPPVPSRTTQGVQGREASPAPRSKVVVTPGLLRFSREVPVTSTVQPVFFLPLLHQGPQTAAVALPEHSSCTASEQNSLAYNPAATLGSSAPDSLTGSAGSAASTTSSWACNPSAADEWAGIRLEVVFQILEEVLASNLPEMFPFLQGNISVPSESSGGEPGNKAAAEKALPGNASSGNSSLEPNEPEVHELYLARRAALRGRKRLRESL; encoded by the exons ATGGAGGAGCTGCCGCTGCCCGCCGGCGTCAGCCCCAGCACCTTCCCCGCCAAGCTGTGGCAGCTGGTGAACAGCCCACGCGTCCGCTCCGTGCGCTGGGACCCCCGCGCCCAGGGGCTGCTCGTCGACCGGGCGCTATTCGAGCGGGAGCTGCTAAAcgcgggcggcgcgggcggcgatgcggcggcggcggccccgggcgcCTTCAAAGCCACCAACTTCGGCAGCTTCGTGCGCCAGCTCAACCTGTACGGCTTCCACAAGACGCCGGTGCTGGCGGGGGGCGGTGCCGCGGCCCTGCCGGGCTCTGCCGGGCCTCTGCTCCGCTTCTGCAGCCCCTACTTTCGGCGCGACCGCCCCGAGCTCCTGGTGCACATCAAGCGCCTGACCAGGGCCAACAGGGAGCGGCTGGCGGCCGGGCTGGAGGTGCGCAGCCGGCAGCCCAGCCGCTTCCAGCCGCTCCACAGGGACCGGCTGCTGCCGCCCGGGGCCG TGAGTTTGGGCCAGAACCTCTTTACTTTACCAGCCAGAGGTTTAGATGTGCCTCCAGTCCCTTCCAGGACAACTCAAGGTGTTCAAGGCCGTGAGGCTTCTCCAGCACCTCGCAGTAAAGTGGTTGTCACTCCAGGACTTCTCAGGTTTTCAAGAGAGGTCCCGGTCACATCCACAGTGCAGCCTGTGTTCTTCCTTCCACTGCTTCACCAAGGGCCTCAAACCGCTGCCGTGGCCcttccagagcacagcagctgcacagcttcAGAGCAGAACTCACTAGCCTACAATCCTGCAG CCACACTGGGGAGTTCAGCCCCCGATTCTCTGACTGGCAGTGCTGGTTCTGCAGCATCAACGACCTCCAGCTGGGCCTGTAATCCCTCTGCTGCAGACGAGTGGGCAGGAATACGTCTGGAAGTTGTGTTTCAGATTCTCGAGGAGGTGCTTGCGTCAAACCTGCCTGAAATGTTTCCCTTTCTTCAG gggAATATTAGTGTTCCCTCTGAGTCTTCAGGAGGGGAGCCTGGGAAcaaggctgcagcagagaaagcttTGCCTGGCAATGCGAGCAGCGGGAACAGTTCCCTGGAGCCAAATGAGCCTG AGGTCCATGAGCTGTACCTCgccaggagagctgctctgcGTGGGAggaagagactgagggagaGCCTGTGA